In Falco cherrug isolate bFalChe1 chromosome 19, bFalChe1.pri, whole genome shotgun sequence, the genomic stretch ccTTCTTCCTGTCCCGAGATCACCACCCACCACCAAAATCACGGTGGGGGGGCAGTGATCGGAGGagcccccccgctgccccccccccccccccccaccccgcaccTGGCCGGAGCGGGGGAGACAAAGGCGGGAAGGAACAGACCCACCCGTgtcctgccccccccgcccctgtCCTGGTCCCCCCCGCGGCGGGATTACGCGccccccccagcgccccccgccTGCTCTTGTGAATGGGCCCCGTGGGGCCACGCCCCTCGTGCATATTCATGAGGCGCTTTGCATGGGAAGCGTGAATGAGGGGGGTCGGGGTGGGTCCTGGTCATCCGCCTCCGGGGGGCGTTGGGGGACCCAGGAGTCCGGGGCTGGGAACGGGCAGAGGGCCACggcgggggttgggggggtccctgcccccatccccccccccccccccccccgcccccctgcccGGAAGGACCCAGGCGTCCGGGCCAAGGGCTGAGTCATCGGCTGCCTTAAAGGGGCCGGACGGGGCTGGGACACGCGTGTGCGCCGTGGGGGGGCACGCGGGAGCGTGTGAGTGTGACTCTGTGTGTGCGCGTGTGAGTGTGTGACCGTGTGTGGATGTGGGCGCACGTGTGGGTGCgggtgcagggtgggggtgggcgcCTGCGTGGGCAGGTGTCTGcgtggggggggtgtgtgtttacGAGCGTgcgtgggggtgtgtgtgtgtgcagggtgCGCATGTGTGCACGTGCCGGGGGTGAGCAGCCTGGTGGGTGGCGGCGTGTCTGtgtgtcccccccgcccccgtgCCTGTGTGGCCCCGTGTGGGGTGCCCAGCTCcgacccccccagcacccatgggtgctgccaccagggagggatgtggggcagctggatgctgtgatcgccccagcagctgcatccctgGGGTGGCAGCGGTCACCATGGTAACTGAGGAGCAACAGGAGATGGGGGACAGGGCGtgaccccccacccctcccttccccacccgGAGCTGggggacccccaccccagggtgccACTGCAAGGTTGTGTGCGagggggggctgtgctgggccaaGGGGGTCAGACTGTGCGGGGGGGGGtcagtgccagggcagggtgcaTGTGAGAGGGGGGGCACTGCCAAGCCAGGCTGCGTGTGCCAGCAGCGCTGTGCAGTGCCGGGGGGGGGAAGGCTGTGCAAGGCCAGGGTGTTTGTGCGAGGCCCCCACCCTCAGGGGGGGGCCacatgcagcagagcagccgCCACCAGCGCCCGGCAGGTCCCGCCGTCCCCAGTCCCTGTCACATCCCGTGAGCGTCACATGAGTCACGGGCCAGCGGAGCCCGGCTGgcgcctgggggggggggggggggggggggggggggggggggcagcggctgAGGCTGGGCAGCTCGTGACACGGGTGGTGCCCAGCCATGGCCGAGTACCGCAGcttgctggaggagctggccCAGAACATCACGGCCGAGGACCTGGAGCAGCTGAAGTCAGCCTGCAAGGAGGACATCCCCAGTGAGGAGAGCGAGGCCATCGCCACCAGCCACCACTGGTTCGCCTTCCTTGAGAAGCACAGCAAACAGGACAGAGGTGAGACGCCCCCCAGGTGCCCTGCACCCCCCCATCCTTGTCCCTGGCCCTCCCCtggtcccccagccccggccgcTGGCCTGATCCTGGTCTGTCCCCTGGTGCGGTCCCCATCCTGATCCCTGTTGCCGTCCCTGTCCCCTCTTCTGGTCTCTGGCTCTGTCACCTGTCCCCTGGGGTGGAGGACAccatccctgtgccctgggTCCCTGTCCCCTGTCCTGGTCCCCATCCCAGTCCGTgacctccccagccctggccctcccctcttccccatccTGGTCCCCATCACCAGTCCCTTACACTGCTTGCCCTGgtccccctccctgtccccatcccgggtccctgtccccactccTCATCTCTGtcacctgctgctggcctggctcctggtccctgtcccctgccttgGTCCCCACCCTGGTTCCTCTCATGTGCCCCAGTTTCCATCCCAGCGCTTGTTCCTGTCCTTTGTCCCCTCTTCCTGTCCCCAGGGATTGTCATCCCTGTCCCCCCACTCCCACCCTCTGTCCTGGTCTCTCCCAGTCCCTGTGCCCCCACCCCCGTCCTCGGGTCCAGCACGTGTCCCCGTCCCCGCAGACAACCTGTCCTACATCGAGCACATCTTTGAGATCTCGCGCCGCCCGACCTGCTGACCATGGTGGTGCAGTACCGCACCCAGGTCCTCAAGATCTCCGAGGAGGACGAGGTGGACACCAAGCTCACCCGCATCCCCAGCGCCAAGAAGTACAAGGGTgagcaccccccaccccggggcaGGGCCAGTGTCCCtctggctgggggaggggacacagggagaGGCCCCGCT encodes the following:
- the PEA15 gene encoding LOW QUALITY PROTEIN: astrocytic phosphoprotein PEA-15 (The sequence of the model RefSeq protein was modified relative to this genomic sequence to represent the inferred CDS: inserted 1 base in 1 codon) yields the protein MAEYRSLLEELAQNITAEDLEQLKSACKEDIPSEESEAIATSHHWFAFLEKHSKQDRDNLSYIEHIFEISRXPDLLTMVVQYRTQVLKISEEDEVDTKLTRIPSAKKYKDIIRQPSEEEIIKLAPPPKKA